A genomic window from Methanobrevibacter sp. TLL-48-HuF1 includes:
- a CDS encoding DUF4143 domain-containing protein, translating into MDYARNAFILYQIKRENIKQKKKLLISDKYYLVDPGFYFIFNGFTQRNWGQLLENIVFLELIRQGYSITIGKIQDLEVDFVCRRANQIKYIQVSQSILDENTRKREFKPLEKISDSYPKYVISMDSFDFSANGIIHLNIIDFLKSENF; encoded by the coding sequence ATGGATTATGCAAGAAATGCTTTTATTTTGTATCAAATTAAACGTGAAAATATTAAACAAAAAAAGAAGCTATTAATATCTGATAAATATTATCTTGTTGATCCTGGATTTTATTTTATTTTTAATGGGTTCACTCAAAGGAATTGGGGTCAGTTATTAGAAAATATCGTGTTTTTAGAATTAATAAGACAAGGATATTCAATAACAATAGGAAAAATCCAAGATTTGGAAGTAGATTTTGTTTGCAGGAGGGCTAATCAGATAAAATACATTCAGGTATCTCAATCTATTTTAGATGAAAATACTAGAAAAAGAGAGTTTAAACCATTAGAGAAAATATCTGACAGCTATCCGAAGTATGTTATATCAATGGATTCATTTGACTTTTCAGCTAATGGGATAATTCATCTTAATATAATTGATTTTTTAAAATCAGAAAATTTTTAA